The region AAAAGGGTCTAAGTATATTAGTTAACGGTAAGAGTTGAATAATTTTAGAACATGACAAAAGGCTAAATTTATGACGCCAATCATTTTTGAAACAAAACGCAGATTCTACTTTTACACCAGAATTAAAGATTATTTTTATGGCAAGTTTTAAAACATTTCTTAAATCAGGACACCCACCAACTTTGTTCTCTGCTTTTCTGTATTTCGATTTTTGTTTTGCAATCTGGGTTTTAAATGGAGCAATGGCGCCATTTATTAGCGAAGAGTTTAATTTATCTCCGGCACAAAAGGGGTTTATGATTTCGGTTCCTATTATGGCAGGAGCTATTATGCGATTTCCATTAGGGGTATTGGCACAATATATAGGTAGAAAATGGGCTGCTATGGTTGAGATGGGGCTTATTTTTACTGCGTTGGTTTATGGATATTTTATGGTTGATACTTACTCTGAGGTCATTAATATGGGGATTTTATTAGGAATTGCAGGAGCAAGCTTTGGTGTGGCATTATCATTAGGCTCAGGGTGGTTTCCGCCCAAATATAAGGGATTGGCAATGGGAATTGCCGGTGCCGGCAATAGTGGTACTGTTTTAGCCATGATTTTTGCTCCTCCGTTGGCTCAAAAATTTGGATGGCAAGCTGTTTATGGCTTTGGTGCATTGTTTATGCTGTTACCAATGATTGTTATGTTAGTTTTTGCTAAAGAGCCACCTGATACGCATAAGCAATCACTGAAAGAACATTTATCTTGTCTTTTCGAAAAGGATGGATGGGTATTTAATTTGATTTATATAATAACCTTTGGTGGTTTTATAGGGCTTTCAACTTTTTTACCTACTTATTTCTACGATCAGTTTCACGTTACAAAAGTAGAAGCAGGGCAATTAACTATGTTGGCAGCACTGATGGGAAGTGCAGTTAGGGTTGTTGGAGGATGGGCTTCTGATAAATGGGGAGGAATAAACACACTTTCATTCATTTTTAGTTTTGTAATTCTGTTCATGATAATCGCATCATTTCAGCTTAATCTGGTAACAACAACCATTTTATTTATGTTATCATTTGCTGCATTAGGTGCAGGTAACGGGGCGCTGTTTCAATTGGTGCCATTACGTTGGCCCTTAGCAACAGCTGTTGCCGGTAGTATGATTGGAGAAATAGGTGCACTAGGTGGCAGCTTTATTCCAAATGCTATGGGAATTTCAAAACAAAGCACAGGATCATTTTCATGGGGCTTTCTTGCTTTCGCAGCACTAGCTGTAATA is a window of Bacteroidota bacterium DNA encoding:
- a CDS encoding MFS transporter, which translates into the protein MKQNADSTFTPELKIIFMASFKTFLKSGHPPTLFSAFLYFDFCFAIWVLNGAMAPFISEEFNLSPAQKGFMISVPIMAGAIMRFPLGVLAQYIGRKWAAMVEMGLIFTALVYGYFMVDTYSEVINMGILLGIAGASFGVALSLGSGWFPPKYKGLAMGIAGAGNSGTVLAMIFAPPLAQKFGWQAVYGFGALFMLLPMIVMLVFAKEPPDTHKQSLKEHLSCLFEKDGWVFNLIYIITFGGFIGLSTFLPTYFYDQFHVTKVEAGQLTMLAALMGSAVRVVGGWASDKWGGINTLSFIFSFVILFMIIASFQLNLVTTTILFMLSFAALGAGNGALFQLVPLRWPLATAVAGSMIGEIGALGGSFIPNAMGISKQSTGSFSWGFLAFAALAVIAFVILRVAQKKWTKKWVGPGGRAIFKPETIEVEIQEHIEGQKMQPARSGEFAYRTIIYPIGNSELAEKAREQAAYLAKKTGASLLLLYVNQKSHSTGILATDSENFAQIRESWINEGKQILLNEAKKLKDMEVTNIEAVFGQGDVATEIVTIAKERNAELILLASHKASPLGKLLMGSRTYDVFLDAPCPVLRIVR